One Calidithermus timidus DSM 17022 genomic window, GAAAGCCCTGCAAAGCACCGACCACGTACTCTCCATCCACATCTCCTCCAAGCTCTCGGGCACCGTGCAATCGGCCCAGCTCGCCGCCAGCGAGTTTCCTGGCCGGATCACCATCTTCGACTCCCTGGCCGCGTCCCAGGGCATCGGGATGATGGTCGAGCGGGCCAAGGAACTGCTCGAGCAAGGAGCCGACCTGCGCTCGGTGATGACCGAACTCGAGCGCATCCGCACCGACCACAAGGTGCTCTTCTCGCTGGCCACGCTGGAGTACCTCAAGAAAAACGGGCGCATCGGCGGAGCCCAGGCCCTGCTGGGCAGCTTGCTGGGCATCAAGCCCATCCTCACCATCAAGGAGGGCCGGGTAGAGCCCGTCGGACGGGCCAGGGGCGAGAAAAAGGCGCTGGCCGAAATGGTGGAAGGCTTCAAAGCCTGGACTCAGGGTCGCAAGCGCATCCGCATCTACTACCTCTACAACGGCGACGCCAGCGCGGTGGCCGCCTTCAAGGAGGCCATCAGCGGCTCGGGCCTGCCCATCGAGGAGCGCAGCAGCAGCGAGGTGGGGGCGGTGATCTCCACCCACACCGGCCCTGGGGTCTACGGCTTCTACGCCTATAGCCTCTGAACAAGAGGCCAATGCCGTCTCATGCGTCGGGTGAGGGGTATAGCGCTGCCTGGGGTACTCTCCCCCGGGTGCACGGAGCGTGCTCCGTCCCGAAGGGGATCGTTCCCCGGGTGTACCGGGTTCACCCG contains:
- a CDS encoding DegV family protein, with protein sequence MKIGLVTDSTSDLPPTQAQALGVQVVPLYVNFKGKVYKDWVEIKPTDIFEGVRAGAELPSSSQPSPQDFKEAYEKALQSTDHVLSIHISSKLSGTVQSAQLAASEFPGRITIFDSLAASQGIGMMVERAKELLEQGADLRSVMTELERIRTDHKVLFSLATLEYLKKNGRIGGAQALLGSLLGIKPILTIKEGRVEPVGRARGEKKALAEMVEGFKAWTQGRKRIRIYYLYNGDASAVAAFKEAISGSGLPIEERSSSEVGAVISTHTGPGVYGFYAYSL